A DNA window from Novosphingobium sp. RL4 contains the following coding sequences:
- the rnd gene encoding ribonuclease D → MKIHPLITKTEELAALCERLAKSDFVAVDTEFMRENTYWPELCLVQIANTEEAAAIDPLAQGLDMTPLLDLLTANEEVLKVFHAGGQDVEIIFNLTGRTPHPIFDTQIAMMAISQSEQIGYSNLVESWMGLTIDKGARFTDWSRRPLTERQIEYAIGDVTHLSKIFPKMLKRLIKTGRGEWLDQEMEKLADPEHYRNDPAQAWKRIKAAGRNSAMLGRLKAIAEWREHEAQGKNIPRGRIARDETLADIASHPPKQQADLAKVRGLSQGWKDNDIGKRLMNTIARAEPLSDDELPPRTPKGAPLGKEGSLVADLLKLLLKIRAREIDVAARLLARSEDLELLAAGVRKKLPILEGWRYEVFGRDALALVEGKLAFAVENGKLKMTRLEDEPVAGADDDAGDTDGAATEE, encoded by the coding sequence ATGAAAATCCATCCGCTGATAACAAAGACCGAAGAGCTCGCCGCGCTGTGCGAACGCCTTGCGAAATCCGATTTCGTGGCCGTCGACACGGAATTCATGCGCGAGAACACCTATTGGCCCGAACTCTGCCTGGTGCAGATCGCCAATACCGAGGAAGCGGCCGCGATCGACCCGCTCGCGCAGGGGCTCGACATGACCCCCCTGCTCGACCTGCTCACCGCGAACGAGGAAGTCCTGAAGGTCTTCCACGCCGGCGGGCAGGACGTGGAGATCATCTTCAACCTCACCGGCCGCACCCCGCACCCGATCTTCGACACCCAGATCGCGATGATGGCGATCAGCCAGTCGGAGCAGATCGGCTATTCCAACCTCGTCGAATCGTGGATGGGCCTTACCATCGACAAGGGCGCCCGCTTCACCGACTGGTCGCGCCGCCCGCTGACCGAGCGGCAGATCGAATATGCCATCGGCGACGTCACCCACCTCTCCAAGATCTTCCCCAAGATGCTCAAGCGCCTGATCAAGACCGGGCGCGGCGAATGGCTGGACCAGGAGATGGAAAAGCTCGCCGATCCCGAACATTACCGCAACGACCCCGCACAGGCGTGGAAGCGGATCAAGGCGGCGGGGCGCAATTCCGCCATGCTCGGCAGGCTCAAGGCCATCGCCGAATGGCGCGAACACGAAGCGCAGGGCAAGAACATCCCCCGCGGCCGCATCGCCCGTGACGAAACGCTGGCCGACATCGCCAGCCACCCGCCCAAGCAGCAGGCCGATCTCGCCAAGGTGCGCGGCCTCTCGCAAGGCTGGAAGGACAACGACATCGGCAAGCGCCTGATGAACACCATCGCCCGGGCGGAACCGCTTTCGGACGACGAACTGCCCCCGCGCACCCCCAAGGGCGCGCCGCTGGGCAAGGAAGGTTCGCTCGTCGCCGACCTGCTCAAGCTGCTGCTCAAGATCCGCGCGCGCGAGATCGACGTGGCCGCCCGCCTGCTCGCCCGCAGCGAAGACCTTGAACTGCTGGCCGCCGGCGTGCGCAAGAAGCTGCCGATCCTCGAAGGCTGGCGCTACGAAGTGTTCGGCCGCGATGCGCTTGCCCTGGTGGAAGGCAAGCTCGCCTTCGCGGTGGAGAACGGCAAGCTCAAGATGACCCGCCTCGAAGACGAGCCGGTCGCCGGAGCCGACGACGATGCCGGCGACACCGACGGGGCGGCAACGGAAGAGTGA
- a CDS encoding hydrogen peroxide-inducible genes activator, translated as MTVYQPTLKQLQYLVALHEHGHFGRAADACFVSQSTLSAGLRDLEALLGVTLVERTKRAVRFTPLGNAVVAKAHRILRETEELSDLVQSSGKPLSGEVRMSVIPTIAPFLLPRMLPRLRRERPNLKLFLREEPSQAAIESLHHGRADCVLLALPYATGEVEKETIELDAFFVAFPSDDPRNPPAEVGPEVIDEHRLLLLEDGHCLKDHALAACNRPELRASATMIGTSLHTLVQMVDNGLGLTMLPEMAIDAGILNGTNVVARPLLSPNANREIALVWRKNSPRGDEFRMLADELRAG; from the coding sequence GTGACCGTCTACCAGCCCACGCTCAAGCAGCTCCAGTACCTCGTCGCCCTGCACGAACACGGGCATTTCGGCCGCGCCGCCGATGCCTGTTTCGTGTCGCAGTCCACGCTTTCGGCGGGCCTGCGCGACCTTGAGGCGCTGCTCGGCGTGACGCTGGTGGAACGCACCAAGCGCGCGGTACGCTTCACGCCGCTGGGCAATGCGGTGGTTGCCAAGGCCCACCGCATCCTGCGCGAGACCGAGGAACTCTCCGACCTCGTGCAGTCCAGCGGCAAGCCGCTCTCGGGCGAAGTGCGCATGAGCGTGATCCCCACGATCGCGCCGTTCCTGCTGCCCCGGATGCTGCCGCGCCTGCGCCGCGAACGTCCGAACCTCAAGCTGTTCCTGCGCGAGGAGCCGAGCCAGGCCGCCATCGAATCGCTGCACCACGGCCGCGCCGACTGCGTGCTGCTGGCGCTCCCCTATGCCACCGGCGAGGTCGAGAAGGAGACGATCGAGCTTGACGCCTTCTTCGTCGCCTTCCCCAGCGACGACCCGCGCAATCCGCCTGCCGAGGTCGGTCCCGAAGTCATAGACGAGCATCGCCTGCTGCTGCTGGAAGACGGGCACTGCCTCAAGGACCATGCGCTGGCCGCCTGCAACCGGCCGGAACTGCGCGCCTCGGCGACGATGATCGGCACTTCGCTGCACACGCTGGTGCAGATGGTCGACAATGGCCTGGGGCTGACGATGCTGCCGGAAATGGCGATCGACGCGGGCATCCTCAACGGCACCAATGTCGTCGCGCGGCCCCTGCTCTCGCCCAACGCCAACCGCGAGATCGCACTGGTCTGGCGCAAGAACTCTCCGCGCGGGGACGAATTCCGCATGCTCGCGGACGAGCTGCGCGCCGGTTAG